The DNA region TACATGATCATATTTTTGAGCTAAGACAATCGCTACTTGGAGTAATTACAACGACAACAATACTACATCAGTCCCTTAACCACGTAGGATCAGTTAATAATCTCCGTTCCCTAGAGTAACTTTTCTGCCACTTGCTGTTACGTGACAATGAGAAGATTATTTTCATAACCATTGTTGTGAACAACGGGCCTCAAAGGATCAACCTTCCATATGCCATCAACAATGAATTTGATCTGCGCCAAAAGAATGAGATCCCACTACTTCagaatatattgtgatattgaatACTAAGTTCGTTACAAGGGATTATACAAACCTCATATCTGCCTGGATACAACTTTAAGCTTACAGAAAAAATACCAGTGTGCGATTTGTCCATCTTCCTCTGCAAATTCAATACAGCTATTATTCTACTAACCACACCATATCATTCCATACTGACTAAGGACAAGAAGCCCCTTGAAACTATTACCACCAAGTTTTTTGTTGGGTTCATAGAACTGCAGAGTTCCATCATTAGGAGAcacaaaataaccaaaaataaaaagCATTATACTGTTAAGCAGACAACCTTTTCGCTCATGTACATCAATATTGCTCTACAATTTCTATCCTCACTGAAAGCGATTTATGGATAACAAGTGTTATCACTTAGTAGGTAGAGGGACTTGTGACTTAGGTAACAGGCTCGAGCCCTGCACCATGCCAACTAAGCCCGGTATTAGTGGAGAAGGGTAGAAAGTCGGGCCCATTATACCCGAGTTTCGAAGGTTTTGCGTTGGTTTTAAGGGTTGGCCGCAGACAAATTTCTCCATCATAAAAAAGATACGTTATCACATAGTAGGTTGTCATCTCATGTTTTACGTACGAAAAAGTGCAGTTCAGCTTCTGAATTTTTCACCTCAGTAACACTTTGTAATCTGATCCTGTTCTATCTTTTGGCCAAAGATCtagtacccccccccccccccccccccaaaaaaaaaaaaaaaaaaccccccaaaaacaaaggaaaaaaaaaacaacctaAGACAAAAACGAACACATAAAAAGGCAAAAAGGAAGACTCTTTAGCATCATGCAATAGAGTTCAAAGGAGGTATAAAATATGTTGGTCGAGCCAGAAAAGCATATTGCTTAGGAATACATTTGTTGATCATCTTTAAAAATTCCCTACTTCTGTACTGACATAACTCAGTTATGATAACTCTGCTTTCATCTTAAACTCAAGAAATACTTGTTGCCAACTTTCTTGGTGACACTTCTAAATTAAATTACGCAGAAAAGAACGTCATAAGACCAACAATAAAAAAAAGTATCACAATATTGCCTCCTATTTCTTATCACATATGGGGTAGCAAAGATCAAACCTGAGTTGTCCATCCATCAAATGAGCCTGTTAGAAGAACCTCTGAGGCAGAGTTATGCCAAACAATCCGAGTAGTACGAAGAAGCTGTAAAGCTTTACTAGCACCATcaattctctttttcttctcttccaaCACCTTATCCGCATCACTGAAAAAGTATGGTAGGGGAACTCAGTTTTGGTAAAGGTATCTATCATAAAGTGAATTATAAACAAATGACAAATGATGCAGACATCAATGCTAACGCCATTTTCCCCTCAAGTATGGCAAGTTTTGCACGTATGGACCGCAATCTCTTCTGAGCATTTATGACCTCATTCTCCTGGAACTCCCGTGCATCAGAAAGGTTCTCCAAATCACTAATGGATCTGCCAAGAACCTGAGAAAGCAAGATTTCTTCAGAGCAATACAGGCATCACCTCTCCAAAATACAAAGAAACAAtaaaacttcttttgaaaatgtCATTGCAtatattttggaaatttaaagCCTTTTCTCCATAAATGGTGGCAGCCGAACCAAAAAATTTGCTGTTAGATCATTTTCCATTATTTGGGAGAGGATGCGGGAGTACAAGGAAGCAGTATCAGGTTATTGAGTTTAAATCCCCAGGAGAATCTCGGGTAGTAGGAAATTTATTCAGAACATATACAGTGTTGATTATTAATTTAGTTTAGTGCAAGAATTAGATCACGTCCTGAGAAGTCTTCTAATTAATTTCTCGACGCAGATCAAGAGCTGAGCAGAACAAACATATTTAACAGAGTTAAGCAACATCAATGGTTTGAGTGGAAGAATTGCATTACATTACCAAACCCAGCTAGTTAAATCCCCCATGCTACATAGTACAAAACAGGACATGAAAGCATATCATAGTAGGAAAAGCAAGACCATGATGCATAACTAAAAGAAAGACATGATTTATACCTCCTTTGAACTGAACTCCTGGCTCTTGGATCTCAGGGAGCGAAGGGTCGAGGATAGCTCAAGCTCTAAATGTCGAAGACGAGGTCTTATGTCATTATAATTGTCATTTTTCCATCTCTCCAAAGCTTCATAACTATTCTCTGTGATGGTTAATAGACCGTCTCTTGAAGATTCACTTTTACCTCCATCTGGTGTCTTACCAAAACTAATCTCACCAGCTGTACATAGGGGGAGTCAAATTGAGGCTACAAACTATGAACATGATTAGATTCCAGGAAGTGAATACCTTCAAACTCTGTGCCCTGAGGATCTGCACGTTGAATGCTCCATGTTCTCCACATATCTGGAGTGAATTCGTGGTTAAGCTGCCCTCCTGAATCACTTAAACTGCCTTTCTTGGGGCTACCTGATGTGAGGCTTCCATTTTCCCCTGGGTCAGTCCTGTCTTTTACAATGTAACAAGCATGGCATTTCATGTTTTAGTTTCCAATTGTATAAAGACAATTCACTAACTTATACATTTTTCATTTTAACATGTTAGCCAAAACTTTAAGGTTTCAATTATCACTACACCTGTAAAACATGGTGCCAAAAGGCCTTGATGATTAAACAGCATTCAAAACAGTAACAAAACAGATTAGAACAGGTTTATTGGGGAGATTAAAATGGGGAGAAAGGACCATACCCGTAGTAGTGGTTCCAGAGCTTCTACCATCCATGCTATTCCTGCTTGAAAAATTAGCCCCATACTCATATTTGCTCGTATTAATACCAAGAGATAAGATCCTTTCATTCTCTAATCGGTTCAATATCCCTTCAATCCCACAATCTTCCTCAAACACAACTGCAGCTTCTCTGATGCAAAGGCAGAGGAAAGAAAGATTGTATACTttacaaattttcacataaattcAACAGAATCTGTAACAAATGGCAAATAAATTGAATCACAATAAACACTTAGAAACAATGAATCCTTCTTCTAACTTCTAGTTTTGGCTCGAGTACTAGATTTACTATAAATACGTCGGAAAAAAAAAgattccttcttttaacttctATTTTTGGCTCAAGGAAAGGATTTTCAATAAATGACAAAATGTAACACCATTCTTTTTCAACAGGAACCAAGATAACAAATAGACAAAAGAGAGTAACCAAGATAAACAAATAGACAAAAGGGAGGAACCAAGATAAGCAAATAGGCAAAAGAGAGGAACCAAGATAAACAAATAGGCAGAAGAGCATTTTACAAGGAGGAAACTCACAGTGATCTACCAGAGGAGGAAGCTGGCTGAGAAGAATTCCCAAATGAAGAATCAAAACCAGAATCTTCATTCCCTCTTAATGAATCACTTTCTTGATATTTCTCAACTCTTTTTCTAAATTCCTCAATATCAAAATCCATTTCTTCAGTCTCAGCTTCATGAACATTTTCTGTGTCCCAACCAAAAGAATACCACCCACCCCTCTTCTTTATAGCCTCCACTAAATCAACTCTTCCCGCTTTTTCCAAATCTTTCTTTGTAGGAAATGCATTTGGGTTCTCAGACTTTTCCATGAAGGCCAAAATCTCCGCTTCTAACTCCAAATCTGTTTCATCCTCCGACCCTTTTTCGCAGCAACAACGAAACACACTGTGCTTCGCATTTTCCCTCCTTAGTTCAAGAAACTTCAAAGAACACATTTTGTTACCCAAAACAAGGTCGAAATCCCCTGATTTTCTACGGAAATGAAGTCTTTTTCTTGGGTTTAGTACAATGACTTTACAGGGAGTAGCAGGGGTACTCAACAAGGAGTTGAAACAATCAGGTCTTGTTAAGGGTGTCATTCAGGCATTTCGTCGAACACACTGTAAACAACTGAAGATACAATTCCAGTAcggtaaaataagaaaaaagagagaaaaggaagATAGAATGAGCGCGAGAAGCACGAAAAGGGAAGGGAAAAGAAAGTGAATGAAGAAACGAACAATGCAGTACAATTTGAGAGTTGACAACTGTGTACTGAACTCCTACTAGTATTTCATTTGTGTAAAGCTAAAAAAATCTTTCAGAGTATTAGATTTTATAGGTATCGAATGTGTATGAATACAAAAAAAGTGATTGATTCTACACACTTTCCCAAGACTATATGTGAGCTATGACCATTTTCAATTACGTATTTCAGTATTTTCAAGATTTGGGTTTTGTGTATCCTTTGGGGTAAGGCAGTGTGTCCCAATGGTGGAGAAGGAAATTATTATTAAAGGAGAAACTCTGACATGTGTGTACTTTGGCTTCTATTAACACTAGTGGGGTTATGCCCGAGCTAAGCGCGGGCCCAATAGCTATGTGAGCAATCGTGTTTAAATGTATTCTCATTTAATTGTTTCATTGCCGATTCTTAGCGGTAACACCTATTGAATATTAGTATGTACTTGTACCAAGCATTATACTAAACATTGTTTGCTTTTACTCtgtccgtttcaatttatatgaacctatttttttttagttAGTATAAAAAAGAAATGAccacttttaaaaataatttatctttatgcaatgatttatagtcacacaaaatattTGTGCTttattttacaccacaaattcaaaagtctttttttaaaaaaaaaaaactttatacccagtcaaataggttcacataaattaaagcAGAGTAAGTATATTTGTTCAGTTTTCTTGTTATAGATTACAGATAAATTGCCATAATTGAATTATTGCATCCAATGCAAAAGAATGTTATCAGCCTTGCAGTCATCGTTAATTAAACAAATTGTACCATCTTTGATGTTTTTTTTAAGAATTCACgggtttttctttttaaattctaAAGCAGGCAACTTCCTTTAgtaaattttattgactttttcatATTGAATCAGATTAAACACAATAAGTTGTAGTTAGTTCAACTTTTTTTTCACTATTATTTGCCTCTTGAAGTCATTCATTATTGGTCCTAAATAATTTCGTGTATCTTACCATTCTAATTATAAATAGATTGTGTGATATATTCAAAACTCGAATTTAGAGCATCTAAGAAAGTTTAGGTTTTTAAAAAGTGTTTGAACTaaatcctaaaaaaaaaaaattctttcaaaatgtaaTTCTTTTGTAATAGTTTAAATTTTCTTATGTAGTCCAATATAGCCTATAACTGTCCAACGAGACGGGACGGGACGATATTTAGCCGGGATGGGGTGAAACGGGACGAAACGGGACGAAACGGTAGGCCTATCCCGTTCCACTAACAAACGGGACGGAAggtaggcccatcccgtcccgctaacaaacgagATGGGACGGAACgggttcgcgggccttaagtaccattttaaaaaaaatatttaatcatTGAGTTTGGCAACGCTATtcttttgacaatgactaagtttttaaagtttgcaacaactagttttttgacttatttaataaacttaaaaattaaatggatattaggaaactaagtaaagaattataaaatattaaaacaaaagacttgtaatgaaatattcatgtaattataaatttataatagatttataatttatttaatataatttcaaggccattaagtaactaagtaagagtgtaagacaattcataaaaataattcaacgcttaaagccttttattttattaatagaactttcaaatctcacatacaaatataattcttttgaagagtacctaatctacgcagccaccttctaggaaagGTTCTGTTtaaactaggcctcttagtagccaattacaaattatcatactaatatttgtagctcctatataacttcgttgtaacttatctataatttctctcggacattgttctggaattggcaatgttgattgatgtttcATGAGTTCCATGCCGTCATAGCTCCCGGTGCTAAATTatctttgtaaagtttcatgatctagttgttctccgaaattaatattataacatgCAGGGGTTGGaaaaatgaagtttcatcaacatgagtcatttcatTTATATGTTTTCTAATTCTAGGAGAAGGGTTAGGATTATGACTAGGATTAGGACTACTACTACTTTcatctttactattttttttactagtttttttaaagtcaaatacatttttaggtgccataatttaaatatgaaattaaatttaaaagttaacacaaaaattaaacacacaaatgaaatacgaaaatagaacacgtaaagtaaacacaaaaattaagcactaaaatgatacacaaaaattatatattaaaattaggagatgaaacgagtgcaccgtgattaaatattgaaacttgaagaaattgcccaaaatattgctccaaatacttgacgaattaatttaaaacttgaaagttgctccaaaCATTTGCCTAAATATTTGAGAGAGAATGATTGATTTTTgtgggaaaaaatgaagaaggatgtgagatatttatagtagaaaataggtccaaagtataatttaataaatttagtggttatattaaaagtttgggggCCCCAACGTGACAGGCGGGACAGGACGaaacgggacgggacaaacgggacgaaatggccatcccgtcccatcccgtgtccCATTTAACATGGACCAATCATGTTTAGAATTAAGTGGGACGGGACGGAAcggcccgtcccgttggacagccttaATATAGCCCCAAAAAggctatatttttttatttaaaaccaATCTAACTTTAAATTTCTTTTATCTTTACTGACATGAATTATAGAAAGTTTAGGTTCTACAAAAAGTGTTTGAactaaatcttgaaaaaaaaatatattttcatccAAAATGCAATTCTTTTATAATAGTTTAAATTTTCTTATGTAGTCCAATATAGTCCCAAAAAGGTTATATTTCTTATATAAAAccaatttaattttaatttatttttccttttttccttattGACATAATTTATagacacaaaaatatttaagacTTATTATATACCACAAGTTGTAAAAGTTTTTCTTTCCTATTTAAAATTTGTACCTAATTAAATGGTGTTACATAAATTGAGACGGAGCATATTAGTTATTTATCTATTACCATCCAAATTTCAAATCAAGAGAATTAATCAAACCTTTTTATGATTCTCTAGTTAACCATGTAATTCATTAATTATGCCAACTTAACCCACTTATACAGAAACACCAGTTATTTTTAAGTCCAAAAGTTAAAGTTAAATTAATTTTAATCTACAATCAAGAAAAATAAGGGTTTTTTTATATCACGATATGAAATTTAGGTCCCGTTTGGTCataaattttgccaaaataaatttgggttttatttggcaaataTATGTTTGGCTACAGTTTTTGCCTATATTTTGATCAAATCCCAAATtccaaaaccagctcaatagctgattttgggccaaaatatcactattatattttttaaaaattgccctaaatttttgtattttataaaagagtccaccatttattattttgtaacgatgttgcttcgtcttctcggtcatctgatagtgtatcatgtagttcattataaaaatgataattttgtatcaaatttatttatatttaggactatggtttgcgataatataaagAATGTTATTTATAATGGTACTGTTggatatttgtgatagtttttaaaaCTTATGGATATAAgtcatatttatatttttctaaatCAAACTTCACCCTAAACAGATGtctaaatacatttttattttcaaatcaaatttcacccaaattaaatatttcaaaataaatttgagaatttatgtcAGCTTATTTTCTAGAAGCAAAATGTTTGCTGCAGCACATGTGCCAAAAAGTTGAAGCTGACAATTATAAATTTGTGAAAGCATGTATCACTTTCATGTGGCATCAGCAACTATGATTGCCTTTTAAGGCATTGAAAGAAGGCTCATGTATTTGTTAGATTTACGAAACTGTACAAGTACATTGATTGTAATAAAGTGCAAAAGGAGGGGTAAACTGAGACTTCAAAAAAGGACAGCAACTCTATCCATTACCAGTACAAGGACATAACGGAAATTATAAGAAATACTACTGGTTTTTCAGTGAACAAAGCAGCAAGTCTAAGTCTGTGAACAAGACGATGCAACACAGCTCACCAAAGAAAATACATAATTTCAGAAGTACCCTCAGGATAAACGTTAATTTCAAGAAACACACACGACGACGGGAGGAGCTTGCCTTTCCTTTATGTATAGTAGTAATTCATATAGTGTTGTTTTTATAGAACTTGCTATCGCTCCTTTCGGTTTcattacatattttttttgtagGTAAGTTGAaaagaaatgtatatttttaattgctttaaaaaataataatagataaaattaatatttttaatcgCTCCAAAAAAATAAtggataaaattttaaaaaaaaatatatatatattatttttcgaCTAGCAAATGCAATTAATATCAGTCAGTTTTGTATTTTGTCCTAATTTTAGCTGGTTCAAGAAAAGAAGATTTTACAGGATTGTGTGTCTTGGAACACTAAAATTTACTCTATTTATCTATTGcatgagccgcagaagcggattcaaGATTTTAAGAGGATGTGTGCACTGTTATGAAGAGATGGATCTTGAACTCTCATTTGACAGGTTTAACTTTAGTCTATTACCCTGAACCCACTGcacttttgaaattataggtttaaaattatattttttaaaattttattgattttcacacatacaaacacacacacatatatatattaatatcGAAAACAAGACTGTCCGGAGTGGGTTTTGAACCGCTAATTTTATTTATAGAGGTGCACCCAATAATTATATATTGCACCATAGGAGTCCTTGAGCATGGGTTCACACACttatatttaagtaattttgaagaaatataacaTTGTTATACATGATTTAGGGAAATGAGCATGGATTCACGTGAACTCATACACTAAGATCTAGATACACCAGTTCTGGCACAACTTCTTCTTCGTCAGAACTGAGGACGTAGTGGCAAACGCAGACGGCTTCCCCGAAACTTGGAACCATACTCATTAGCGTCTAACCTTTCTGTGTTGAGGCGTTTGGTTTACTTTGCTTAGTCGCAGGTTCTGATATCTTGCTCTTTTCTTATGCAGCCAAGACTTCGCCCCCTCCTTTGGTCGGGGGCATTTCTGATTGGGTCGGTCAGCTCCTCCCCCACATCGTTGGGATTCGTGAGTGGCCGGGCTTTCTCAAGAAGTTTGGGCCTGCTCCTTCCTTGACCGGTGAATCTCCTTGCTTTGGCTTCTTGGTTACTCACCTTTTGTGGTTCACTATAGTTGACCTTTTTTTCTTTGCGCTTCTCTCAACTCTAGCCCGAGGGCCTTCGACGAGGTCGAGAGCTCCCCCACCTCCATTCCGTAAGAAGAAAACTGCTACCTCTTCAGCTTCTACCCCTTCTACGACCGCGGCTGAGCCTGCTCTCTCCTCGGCCCTGCCTGTCGCTGCTTCAACATGGATTTTTCTCTTTCTATAAATACTTCGGTAGCGGAACCTTCGACTTTCCCTTTGTACTATCTTGTGGATGAAGAGGAGGAATCATTGCCAAGTGACGGGGGTTTGGTGCCTCGTAAAAGGAGGTTAGTGGACGTTGGCGATGGGGTTGCCCGCGTCGTCGACTCTATGATGGATGATTTTGTCCTTCGTGAGATGACGACCATTGTCCTTGAAGACGACGTCGAGTTGGCATCTGAAGTTCCGAGATCGATGGAGGGTGACGAAGACGTGTCTCGCCCTTCAATGATAACAGAGGACGAAGGGACGGCTGCGAGGGCTTCTGATTCTTTGCGGTAGGAGAGGCCATCGACTTCGCAACCAACTGATAATACTCCCTTGTCGGTCGATGAGATAGACAAAGGCATGGCCAAATATGGTTATGAAGCGGGCTCAGACATTGATGCCGCTAACCTGAGGATGATGAAGGAGGGGTTTACCCAACTCGATGCAAGGATGTAGGGGTCTACGAGGACCATTGCGATCCCTATGGATCATGATCTGTTGAAAAATACGGAGAATGTAGTCCCTACCCTCGGCCCTATTTGCTCCGAAGTGGAAGGTTAAACCCTCGAAGAGCTGGACGATTTCACTATGTCGAGGAGCATAGCCGGCCTAACTTTCAGGGTGAGTATTTCAGGGCTTCGTCTTTCTAATTGTAGTGTTTTTATGTTCAGTGTTTCGCCTTTGTTGGCGAAGGAgttctcattttttcttttctttttattcttatgATTGAAGACCATGATCCTAGAGATTGAAAGTTCTCGAAGAGAGGAGATGCgtaataaaatattttagaaGTTGGAGCGCAAATATTTTGAGTACCAGGAGATTCGTAGGCGTTTTGGCGAGGGTGGCAACTTACAAGCCCTTCGTAAAGAAATGAAGGAGAAGGACGACGAGCTAGTGAGGGTCATTAAGAAATTAAATGTCCTTGAAGGGACGTTAGGAGGTAAAGAGGAAGAGCTCGAAGTCAGCAAAGGGGTCGAAGCCCAGTGCAGTGATCTCCAAGCTCAGGTGGTTTTGTTGCGTGCCCAGCTTGAGGAGTGTCAATTTAGAGCGGATGCTCTAAGTGGCGAGGTCGCCGAGAAGGTAGAGGATCTTGAGAAGGCGGATGCTCTTGAGGTAGTGGTTGAGACTCTCCGTTCTGAGCGAGAGAATGACTTGGAAATGGCAAGGCTTAAAGAATAGCGTCTTGAtgagaggattggagagttgGAGAGAGAGACTTCTGGACTCTATGACCGAGTTGCTGCTCTTGAGGCCGAGAAAGCCCGATTACTGGCGTAACCATCTTCTTCTCATACTTCAGATTTTCCTAATGTTGCTCGAGAGTTATATAAGGAGTGGATTCATGTCAAGGCTCAGTTAGACGTGTTTCGAGGTTTGCATGCAGCGGGATTCTTTTCTGAGGCCGCCCTCGAATATGATCATGTTAAGGCTCGCGAAGCTCGAGTCGCTTGCGGGTATGAGCCCGCTACGCTAGAGGCCGATAAGGACGAGGGGGATGAAGTTGTAGACTCGCTCGAGGAGAATGTCTGGTATGACGCTGCATATCCTGAGGGCAAAGGAGGCGATGGCGAAGGTATTAAAGGTCAAGAGGACGACGGTGTTGTTGAGGGCCAAGTCGGCGGGGATGTCGAAGGCCGTGATGGTGGTGGCCAGtagttttctcttttaatttttgtatatttttgtatgtaGTTGGTGGCGTCTTCGTGAGcctttataaataatatttcaagTATGAAATGCCAACCTTGTTATTTGCATATGATTCTCTTCATGCGGTTCGTTTTTGCATTTGTATGTTTTTTAATTTTGTCGCTTGTTTGCCTTGATTTTATGACCGTGATCACTTAATGGTGAATGTCGGCCAGAGGTTGGTGGGCGTTTGTTCGAACAAGGTTTTAATTATGGCAGAGGGCCGATAAGTGTTAGCTTGAACAAGGTCACATAGCCTAAGTAATTATGGTCGAGGGCTAGTAGGTGTTAGTTCtaacaaggtcgaacataacctgaatttaattatgaccgagggccagtaggtgttagttcgaacaaggtcgagcATAACATGAATTTAATTATGGTCGAGGGTCAGTAAGTGTCAATTCGTCGAGGTCGAACAAAACCTAATTTTAATTATGgctgagggccggtaggtgttagttcgaacaaggtcgaacataaactgaatttaattatggccgagggccagtaggtgtCAGCTCGatgaggtcgaacataacctaattttaattatggccgagagccagta from Nicotiana tabacum cultivar K326 chromosome 24, ASM71507v2, whole genome shotgun sequence includes:
- the LOC107767607 gene encoding protein PTST homolog 2, chloroplastic, giving the protein MTPLTRPDCFNSLLSTPATPCKVIVLNPRKRLHFRRKSGDFDLVLGNKMCSLKFLELRRENAKHSVFRCCCEKGSEDETDLELEAEILAFMEKSENPNAFPTKKDLEKAGRVDLVEAIKKRGGWYSFGWDTENVHEAETEEMDFDIEEFRKRVEKYQESDSLRGNEDSGFDSSFGNSSQPASSSGRSLEAAVVFEEDCGIEGILNRLENERILSLGINTSKYEYGANFSSRNSMDGRSSGTTTTDRTDPGENGSLTSGSPKKGSLSDSGGQLNHEFTPDMWRTWSIQRADPQGTEFEAGEISFGKTPDGGKSESSRDGLLTITENSYEALERWKNDNYNDIRPRLRHLELELSSTLRSLRSKSQEFSSKEVLGRSISDLENLSDAREFQENEVINAQKRLRSIRAKLAILEGKMALALIDADKVLEEKKKRIDGASKALQLLRTTRIVWHNSASEVLLTGSFDGWTTQRKMDKSHTGIFSVSLKLYPGRYEIKFIVDGIWKVDPLRPVVHNNGYENNLLIVT